Below is a window of Nocardia asteroides DNA.
GCGCTCGGCCTGCTGAGCCGGATCGCGCCGATCAGCAGTAGCGGGGTGAAGAACATCCCGAACAGGCCGGTCCAGATCTTGCCCTTGGCGATCACCACCCCGGCCAGCACCAGGTTCAGGGCGATGGTGGCGAGCACGCCGATGCGCACCCCGAGACCGCGGGACTGCCGGAAGCTGTCGTAGTCGAGGAACGTCGAGGGCTGCACGCCGAGCAGCAGCAGCCCGGTGACCGCGAAAGCGACGAAGACCGCGTCGACCGAGGTGCGGCCCTGCTCGGACCAGTAGACGTCACGCAGATAGAAGATCAGCGCGAACTCGTCCAGCACCAGCGCGGCGCCGATCCCGAACAGTGCCGCCAGCACGCTGGAGGTGACCTGGGTCGAGTCCTCGGCGGTCGCGATCAGCCCGAGGCCCGACAGCAGCACCGTCACCACGCCGAAGACCATGTGGTGGATGTGCGTGTCGCCGGCCTTGATGTTGCCCGGCCACCAGCGCACGTTCGCCCGGATCAGCCGCACGCTGACCCGGATGACGACGAACCCCAGCATGAATCCCAGCAGGAAACAGAGCAGGGGCAGGCGGCCGTGCGCGATCACATCGTCTTCGAGCCACCGTCGCATGCCGCCCGCCCTGTCGTCGAGTTACTTGCCGCCGAAGCCCGCCCGCCGCAACGCGTCGGCCATCGATCCGCTCGGCTCGGCCGCCTGCCTGCGCTGGTTGCCGCCGCGTCCCTGGCCTTGTCCCTGGCCGCGACCCTGCGCCTGCCCACGTTCCGAACCCTGGCCACGGCCGCCCGGCGGACGGCCCTGACCCCGACCCTGGCCGCGCGCCGCGCCGCCACCACGATTGTCCCCCTGCGCGGGCTTTCCCGGCTCGTCGTCGAGGCGCAAACTCAAACCGATCCGCTGCCGGGCCACGTCGACCTCCAGCACCTTGACCTTCACCACGTCACCGGACTTGACCACCTCGCGCGGATCCTTGACGAAGGTGTGCGACATGGCGGAGACGTGCACGAGGCCGTCCTGGTGCACGCCGACGTCGACGAACGCACCGAACGCGGCCACATTCGTGACGACGCCTTCGAGCACCATGCCCGGCTCCAGGTCGGCGACCTTCTCCACGCCCGCGGCGAATTCGGCGGTCTTGAACTCCGGGCGCGGGTCACGGCCCGGCTTCTCCAGCTCGGCGATGATGTCGCTGACGGTGGGCACACCGAACTTCTCGTCGGTGAAGTCGGCGGGCCGCAGCGCGCGCAGGGTGCCGGTGTTGCCGATGACCTCGGCCACCGGCCTGCCGGTGTGCTCCAGGATGCGGCGCACCACCGGGTAGGCCTCGGGGTGCACGGCGGAGGTGTCGAGCGGGTCGTCGCCGCCGCGGATGCGCAGGAAGCCCGCGCACTGTTCGAAGGCCTTGGGGCCCAGCCGAGGTACTTCGAGCAGGGCGGTGCGGCTGCGGAAGGGACCGTTCTGGTCGCGGTGGGCCACGATGCTCTCCGCGACCGAGCCGGAGACGCCGGAGACGCGCGAGAGCAGCGGCACCGAGGCGGTGTTCACGTCGACGCCGACCGCGTTCACCGCGTCCTCGACGACGGCGCCCAGCGAGCGGGCCAGCAGGGTCTCCGACACGTCGTGCTGGTACTGGCCGACGCCGATCGACTTGGGATCGATCTTCACCAGCTCGGCGAGCGGGTCCTGCAGGCGGCGGGCGATGGAGACCGCGCCGCGCAGCGACACGTCCATGTCGGGCAGTTCGGCAGAGGCGTAGGCCGAGGCCGAATACACCGAGGCGCCCGCTTCCGACACCACGATCTTGGTGGGCTTGTTCTCGGGGATGCGCGAGATGAGTTCGGTGGCAAGGGCATCGGTCTCGCGGGAGGCGGTGCCGTTGCCGATGGCGATGAGCTCGACGTTGAACCGGGCGACCAGCGCGGCGAGCACCGCGAGGGACTTCTCGGTCTGGCCCTGCGGCTTGTGCGGGTAGATGACCTCGGTCGCCACGGCCTTGCCGGTGGCGTCGACGACGGCGACCTTGACGCCGGTGCGGTAGCCCGGGTCCAGGCCCATGGTGGTCCTGGTGCCCGCGGGCGCGGCCAGCAGCAGGTCGCGCAGGTTGGCCGCGAACACGTCGACGGCGTCCTTCTCGGCGGCCTGCCGCAGCCGCATCCTGGTGTCGATACCCAGGCTCACCTGCAGTTTGGTGCGCCAAGCCCAGCGCACGGTGTCGAGCAGCCAGGTGTCGGCGGCGCGGCCCTGGTCGGCGATGCCGAACGCGACCGCGATGCGGCCCTCGTAGATCGTACGTTCGCCGGGAGCGGGTTCCTCGGTGTCGGGTTCGAGGTGCAGGGTGAGCACCTCTTCCTTCTCGCCGCGCAGCAGCGCCAGGATCCGGTGCGAGGGCAGTTTGTGGAAGGGCTCGCTGAATTCGAAGTAGTCGGCGAACTTGGCGCCCGCCTCCTCCTTGCCCGCGCGCACGGTCGAGCTGACCTGGCCGCGGTTCCACATCAGTTCGCGCAGTTCACCGACGAGGTCGGCGTCCTCGGCGAAGCGTTCGACCAGGATCGCGCGGGCGCCGTCGAGCTGCTCGGCGGTGTAGCCGGCCGGATCGGTGGTCGGGTCGCCGATCAGCGCGTCGGCCACCGGCTCGTGGCCCGCTTCACGCGCGATCTGCGCCTTGGTGCGCCGCTTGGGCTTGTACGGCAGGTAGATGTCCTCGAGGCGGGCCTTGGTCTCGGCGAGCATGATCTGCTGGTGCAGCGCGGGGTCGAGTTTGCCCTGGCCACGGATGGATTCGATGATGGCGCCGCGGCGCTCGTCGAGTTCGCGCAGGTAGCCGAGGCGCTCGTCGAGCTGGCGCAGCTGGGCATCGTCGAGGCCGCCGGTGACCTCCTTGCGGTAGCGCGCGATGAACGGCACCGTCGAACCGCCGTCGAGCAGTTCTACGGCGGCGCGGACCTGGGTTTCGCGCACCCCCAGTTCGTCGGCGATCCGCCTGCCCACGCTGGCCAGGGTGGTGGTCGTGCTGTCGGTCGGAGTGCCGTTCGACGTCGAACGGGCGGTCTCGGGCGCTGTCGTCACGACCGCAGACACTACCGCCCTTCCCCGACACGCGGCCGCTGCCCAGGTCAGCGGACCGCCGTCAGCTCGGGCTCGGTCGCGGGCCGGTCGAGCAGCGTGTCGGTGTGCGCCCGCAGGAATTTGTCGAACATGGCCGCTACGTAGTGTCGAGCGACCGATGGTGGGCGCCGGTCAGTCGATGAGGTCCAGGGACAGTTCGCGCATTTCGGCCTTGCGGATCTTGCCGGTGACCGTCATCGGGAACTCGTCGACGAGGTGGACGTAGCGGGGGATCTTGTAGTGGGCCAGGCGGCCGGTGCAGAAGGCGCGCAGGGCGGCGGCGTCGAGCGGGGTGGCGCCGTCGCGCAGGCGGAGCCAGACCATCAGTTCCTCACCGTATTTCGCGTCGGGGACGCCGATCACCTGGGCGTCGACGATGTCGGGGTGGGTGTAGAGGAACTCCTCGATCTCGCGGGGGTAGATGTTCTCGCCGCCGCGGATCACCATGTCCTTGATGCGGCCGGTGACCGAGAGGTAGCCGGCGTCGTCCATGACGCCGATGTCGCCGGTGTGCATCCAGCGGGCGGCGTCGATGGCCTCGGCGGTCTTGTCGGGCTGGTTCCAGTAGCCGAGCATCACCGAATAGCCGCGGGTGCACAGTTCGCCCGCGGCGCCGCGCGGCAGGGTCCGGCCGGTGGCCGGGTCCACCACCTTCACCTCGAGATGCGGCCCGACCCGGCCGACGGTGGCGGTGCGGCGGTCGATGCTGTCGTCGGCGCGGGTCTGGGTGGACACCGGCGACGTCTCGGTCATGCCGTAACAGATGGACACCTCGCTCATCCCCATCCGGTCGATGACCCGCTTCATCACCTCCACCGGGCACGGCGAGCCCGCCATGATGCCGGTGCGCAGGCTCGACAGGTCGACCGCGAGGCCCGCGTCGAGTTCGGCCAGCATGGCGATGAACATGGTCGGCACGCCGTAGAGCGAGGTGCAGTGCTCGGCGGCGACGGCGGTCAGCGTCGCGGCCGGATCGAAGGCGGGCGCCGGGATCACCACGGCCGCGCCGTGCGAGGTGGCGGCGAGATTGCCCATGACCATTCCGAAGCAGTGGTAGTACGGCACCGGGATGCAGATCCGGTCGGCCTCGGTGTACCCGCACAGCTCGCCGACGAAGTAGCCGTTGTTGAGGATGTTGTGGTGGCTGAGAGTGGCGCCCTTCGGGAAACCGGTGGTGCCCGAGGTGTATTGGATGTTGATCGGGTCGTCGGCCGAGAGCGTGGCCGCGATCATCGCCAGCCGTTCGGTGTCGGGTGCGGTCGCGGCGACCTGCCGCCACGGCTCGGTGCCGAGGATCAGCACCTGCTCCAGGTCGGCGCAGCCGGGCCGGACCTCCTCGATCATCGCCACATAGTCCGAGGTCTTGAACTCCGGCGCGGCGATGAGCATCCGCACGCCCGCCTGGCCGAGCACGTAGGCGAGTTCGCTGGTGCGGTAAGCCGGGTTGATGTTCACCAGGATCGCGCCGATCTTGGCGGTGGCGTACTGGACGAGGTACCACTCGGCGCAGTTGGGCGCCCAGATCCCGACCCGGTCGCCCGGTTCGATCCCGCGTGCCGCCAGGCCGGTCGCGACGGCGTCGACGGCGGCGCCCACCTCGCGGTAGGTCCAGCGGCGCCCGGCCGGGCGGTCGATCAGCGCGTCGCGGTCGGGGTGCGCCGCCACGGTGCGGTCCAGGTTCGCGCCGATGGTGTCGCCCAGCAGCGGGGTGTCGGCCAGACCGCAGGCGTAGCTCAGGGTGGTGGTCATCGGTGGTTCTCCTTGCCGCGCAGCACGAATCGCTGCACCTTGCCGCTGGGTGTCTTGGGCAGGCTCCGCACGTAGTGGATCGTGCGGGGGTAGGCGTGCGCGGCGAATTTGTCCTTGACCAGCCGCTGCAGTTCCGTGGTCAGTTCGGGAGTGCCCGCGACCCCGTCGCGCAGGACGACGAACGCCTCGAGCACCTCGCCGCGCAGGTCGTCGGGCATGCCGACCACGGCCGCCTCGACCACCTGGTCGTGTAGCACTAGCACGCTCTCCACCTCGAACGGGCCGATCCGGTAGCCGGCCATGATGATCACGTCGTCGTCGCGGGAGCTGAACCGGAAGAAGCCGTCCGCGTCACGGGCGCCGACATCGCCGGTGAGATACCAGCGGCCGTCGGCGGTGAACCGGCTCGCGGTGCGTTCGGGCGCGTCGAGGTAGCCGAGGAACCACAGCAGCGGGCTGTGGTCTGTGTCGATCGCGACCCGGCCGACCTCGCCGGGCGCCGCCTCGACGTCGGCGTCCTCGGCCAGGACCGCGCAGGTCCAGCCGGGCAGCTGGGCGCCCATCGAGCCGGCCGGCGCGGGCCGGTCCAGATCGGGATGCCAGGCGTGGCAGATGACCATGCCGTGTTCGGTCTGCCCGTAGTGGTCGCGCACGGCGACGCCCAGCGCGTGCTCGGACCACGCGACGACATCGGGGGTGAGCGGCTCCCCTGCCGACGACGCCCGTCGCAGCGCGATGCCCTCGGGCGCCGCACCCGCCCGCAGCGCCCGGTAGACCGTGGGCGCCGCGGCGAAATTGGTGACCTCGAAACGGCGCAGCACCTCCAGGGTGAGCGGCGCGGAGAAGCCAGCGTGCAACAGCAGGCTGGGCACGCCGGTGGCCAGCGGCCCCAGGATCGCGTAGTAGAGCCCGTAGGCCCAGCCCGGGTCGGCCGCGTTCCAGAAGACGTCGTCGGGCCGCACGTCCAGGGCGAACTCCTGGTACGCATGGAAGGAGGCGAGCGCCCGCACCGGGATCGGCACGCCCTTGGGAGTGCCGGTGGTGCCGCTGGTGAACAGCTGGACCAGCAAGCCGTCGCCGCCCACGGCCACCGCCGCCGCGCGCGGGTCCGCGGGATCGGCCGCGGCGAGCAGCTCGTCGAAGCGCAGGGCGCCGGGTACCTCGGCGGGCCCGACGACGATCGTGGTGCGATCCGGATCGGCCGGGATGTCGTCGCTCACCACCAGCTTCGGCGCCTGATCGGCGTCGGCGACCACCACCGCCGCGTGGCTCGCGGTGAGCCGGAAGCCGATCGCGGGCGGGGCGAACGCGGTGAACAGCGGCACGTGCACCGCGCCGCGGCGCCAGATGCCCAGCAGCGCGACCACCAGTTCGGCCGACTTGCCCATCAGCGTGGCGACCCGGTCGCCGGGACCGACGCCGAGGTCGGCCAGCGCCGCGGCGAACCGCGCCGACCGCTCCCGCAGTTCGCCGTAGGTCAGCGCGTGCGCGCTCAGGTCGGACTCGACGATCGTGAACGCGACCCGCTCGGCCGGGTGACCGTCGCACAGCAGCTCGGCCGCGCAGGCCTCGGGTCCGTCGTAACGCTCGAGCAGGTCGCGCACCCGCGCGTCCAGATCGGTACTCATCGCAGTTCTCCTCATCGCCTGGGCCGGGCCGCCAGGTCTGACCTAGAATGTGGCACACCTCACGTTCACCACTACCCCCGAAAAGGGGTGACCGATGTCGGCCACCGCGCTGCTGCGCCCCCGCGACGGCGACGCCCTGCGCGCCGAGATCCGCTGGGTGGCCTCGCACGCCGGGGTGCCGGTGGTCTTCGGTGGCGCGGTCGACCAGGACACCCTGCTGCTCACCGAGTTCGTCGGGACCGTCACCACCGGGTTGCGCGGCCTGTCGGTGCTGCGCAGCTCCGGGCTCGGCGGCCAGGTCATGGAGCTCGGCAGGCCCGCCTCGGTGGCCGACTACCGGGGCGCGCCCGGCATCACCCACCACTACGACGGGCCGGTGGTCGGTGAGGGCCTGCGGTCGGTGGTCGCCGTCCCGGTCGTGGTGGCCGACCGGGCGCGGGCGGTGCTCTACGCGGCCACCCGCGGCGCGGGCCCGCTCGGTGACCGCACCACCGAGGTGATCGTGCGGGCGAGCCGCAGGCTGGCGACCGAGATCGCCGTGCGCGACGAGGTGGACCGCCGGGTCCGGCTGCTCACCCTCGCCGCGCCCGCACCCCACGCGGCGCCGGATGTCACCGAGGAACTGCGCGAGATCCACGCCGACCTGCGCGCCATGGCCGCCGCCACCGGCGACACCGCGACGCGCGACAAGCTGTCCGGGGTGTGCGACCGGCTCACCGGGATGCTCACCGGGACAGCGTCCGGCGAAGCGCCGCGGCTGTCGCGACGGGAGCTGGACGTGCTCGCCCAGATCGCGCTCGGCTGCACGAATCAGGAGACGGCGCTACGGCTCTCGCTCGGCGCGGAGACCGTCAAGAGCTACCTGCGGCAGGCGATGACCAAACTCGACGCGCGCACACGGCACGAGGCGGTGGCGATCGCACGGCGTCACGGGCTGCTGCCCTGATGTGCAATTCGTCACCCTCACAACGCAACTCGTCGGGCGGTGAGCACTCGCTCGTGGCCCCCGGGTGAACGTAGGGCGACCCCGGCTGCCGTGGGGCACCACGGGAGAACCCGGACGACCGGCCCGCTCCGAGCATCGAAAGTGCACGGTGCACATGGTCTGTACTGGGCAGTTGCCTCACTTGCGCGCACAGTGCGCCGCGGCGGCACGAACATCACTGCGGCGGAACCGATTCCGGATGGAATCAGCAACCCTCAGCTTGGACGATGACGCAACGAAAGCCCCTTGTGGATACCCGAACATCTTTGGGACAAAACAATCTGCCGGTCGTTTCGGCCCGGTACCGTCGGTCCGATGACGGAGCCTTTTCAACTGGCCGGCGTCTCGCTGGACTGTGACGACCCCGAAACCCTCGCCCGCTTCTATCTCGGGCTGCTCGGTGGCCGGGTCCTGTGGAACGACGCGCACAGCGTCGGGATCCGTCTGCCGTCGGGACTGACCATGGCCGCGCAACGCGTCGAGGACTACTACCCGCCGCAGTGGCCGGGCAGTGCCGCGGTCCAGCTGGAGCTGGCCGCCGACGCCGACCTGGATCTCTGCGAACAGCACGCGATGGCGATCGGCGCGAAACCCGCTCCGATCCAGCAGGATCCCCGCTGGCGGGTGCTGCTCGACCCGGCCGGGCATCCGTTCTGCATCACCACCCGCGTGGTCCCGGCCTAGGCCCGTCGATCACTGCTCCGGCAGCAGATCCGGCCTGCGGGCACGAGTACGTTCCAGCGACTGCTCGTGCCGCCACGCGGCGACCTTGGCGTGATCGCCGGACAGCAGGATCGGCGGCACCTCGAGCCCCCGCCAGGACACCGGGCGGGTGTAGCTGGGGCCCTCGAGCAGTCCGTCGGAGAACGAATCCT
It encodes the following:
- a CDS encoding AMP-binding protein — protein: MSTDLDARVRDLLERYDGPEACAAELLCDGHPAERVAFTIVESDLSAHALTYGELRERSARFAAALADLGVGPGDRVATLMGKSAELVVALLGIWRRGAVHVPLFTAFAPPAIGFRLTASHAAVVVADADQAPKLVVSDDIPADPDRTTIVVGPAEVPGALRFDELLAAADPADPRAAAVAVGGDGLLVQLFTSGTTGTPKGVPIPVRALASFHAYQEFALDVRPDDVFWNAADPGWAYGLYYAILGPLATGVPSLLLHAGFSAPLTLEVLRRFEVTNFAAAPTVYRALRAGAAPEGIALRRASSAGEPLTPDVVAWSEHALGVAVRDHYGQTEHGMVICHAWHPDLDRPAPAGSMGAQLPGWTCAVLAEDADVEAAPGEVGRVAIDTDHSPLLWFLGYLDAPERTASRFTADGRWYLTGDVGARDADGFFRFSSRDDDVIIMAGYRIGPFEVESVLVLHDQVVEAAVVGMPDDLRGEVLEAFVVLRDGVAGTPELTTELQRLVKDKFAAHAYPRTIHYVRSLPKTPSGKVQRFVLRGKENHR
- a CDS encoding VOC family protein — protein: MTEPFQLAGVSLDCDDPETLARFYLGLLGGRVLWNDAHSVGIRLPSGLTMAAQRVEDYYPPQWPGSAAVQLELAADADLDLCEQHAMAIGAKPAPIQQDPRWRVLLDPAGHPFCITTRVVPA
- a CDS encoding AMP-binding protein; this encodes MTTTLSYACGLADTPLLGDTIGANLDRTVAAHPDRDALIDRPAGRRWTYREVGAAVDAVATGLAARGIEPGDRVGIWAPNCAEWYLVQYATAKIGAILVNINPAYRTSELAYVLGQAGVRMLIAAPEFKTSDYVAMIEEVRPGCADLEQVLILGTEPWRQVAATAPDTERLAMIAATLSADDPINIQYTSGTTGFPKGATLSHHNILNNGYFVGELCGYTEADRICIPVPYYHCFGMVMGNLAATSHGAAVVIPAPAFDPAATLTAVAAEHCTSLYGVPTMFIAMLAELDAGLAVDLSSLRTGIMAGSPCPVEVMKRVIDRMGMSEVSICYGMTETSPVSTQTRADDSIDRRTATVGRVGPHLEVKVVDPATGRTLPRGAAGELCTRGYSVMLGYWNQPDKTAEAIDAARWMHTGDIGVMDDAGYLSVTGRIKDMVIRGGENIYPREIEEFLYTHPDIVDAQVIGVPDAKYGEELMVWLRLRDGATPLDAAALRAFCTGRLAHYKIPRYVHLVDEFPMTVTGKIRKAEMRELSLDLID
- a CDS encoding Tex family protein; translation: MTTAPETARSTSNGTPTDSTTTTLASVGRRIADELGVRETQVRAAVELLDGGSTVPFIARYRKEVTGGLDDAQLRQLDERLGYLRELDERRGAIIESIRGQGKLDPALHQQIMLAETKARLEDIYLPYKPKRRTKAQIAREAGHEPVADALIGDPTTDPAGYTAEQLDGARAILVERFAEDADLVGELRELMWNRGQVSSTVRAGKEEAGAKFADYFEFSEPFHKLPSHRILALLRGEKEEVLTLHLEPDTEEPAPGERTIYEGRIAVAFGIADQGRAADTWLLDTVRWAWRTKLQVSLGIDTRMRLRQAAEKDAVDVFAANLRDLLLAAPAGTRTTMGLDPGYRTGVKVAVVDATGKAVATEVIYPHKPQGQTEKSLAVLAALVARFNVELIAIGNGTASRETDALATELISRIPENKPTKIVVSEAGASVYSASAYASAELPDMDVSLRGAVSIARRLQDPLAELVKIDPKSIGVGQYQHDVSETLLARSLGAVVEDAVNAVGVDVNTASVPLLSRVSGVSGSVAESIVAHRDQNGPFRSRTALLEVPRLGPKAFEQCAGFLRIRGGDDPLDTSAVHPEAYPVVRRILEHTGRPVAEVIGNTGTLRALRPADFTDEKFGVPTVSDIIAELEKPGRDPRPEFKTAEFAAGVEKVADLEPGMVLEGVVTNVAAFGAFVDVGVHQDGLVHVSAMSHTFVKDPREVVKSGDVVKVKVLEVDVARQRIGLSLRLDDEPGKPAQGDNRGGGAARGQGRGQGRPPGGRGQGSERGQAQGRGQGQGQGRGGNQRRQAAEPSGSMADALRRAGFGGK
- a CDS encoding helix-turn-helix transcriptional regulator, with protein sequence MSATALLRPRDGDALRAEIRWVASHAGVPVVFGGAVDQDTLLLTEFVGTVTTGLRGLSVLRSSGLGGQVMELGRPASVADYRGAPGITHHYDGPVVGEGLRSVVAVPVVVADRARAVLYAATRGAGPLGDRTTEVIVRASRRLATEIAVRDEVDRRVRLLTLAAPAPHAAPDVTEELREIHADLRAMAAATGDTATRDKLSGVCDRLTGMLTGTASGEAPRLSRRELDVLAQIALGCTNQETALRLSLGAETVKSYLRQAMTKLDARTRHEAVAIARRHGLLP